From the genome of Bradyrhizobium elkanii USDA 76, one region includes:
- the flgF gene encoding flagellar basal-body rod protein FlgF has protein sequence MQNTLLVGLSKQMVLERQMDVVSNNIANMNTNGYKADRSLFQEYLSSNAHEDNFASSDRRVSFVQDRATFHDFSQGPTEETKNPLDVAIDGNAFLVVQTPGGERYTREGSLQINNRGQLVTASGYQVLGTAGPITFQQTDHDVSIAADGNITVLEGTSRLDSIRGKLRLVSFAQAQRLLKDGSNLYAPGEGTQALPDTKAQIRQGFIEKSNVNSVVEMSRMIEITRTYTQIASLLQQQSDLHKSAIEKLADVPN, from the coding sequence ATGCAGAATACCCTTCTGGTCGGCCTATCGAAGCAGATGGTGCTGGAACGGCAGATGGATGTCGTCTCCAACAACATCGCGAACATGAACACCAACGGCTACAAGGCCGACCGGTCGCTGTTCCAGGAATATCTGTCCTCGAACGCGCATGAGGACAATTTCGCGTCCTCCGACCGCCGCGTCTCCTTCGTGCAGGACCGCGCGACCTTCCACGATTTCTCACAGGGCCCGACCGAAGAGACCAAGAACCCGCTCGACGTCGCGATCGACGGCAACGCCTTCCTGGTGGTGCAGACGCCGGGCGGCGAGCGCTACACCCGCGAAGGCAGCCTGCAGATCAACAATCGCGGCCAGCTGGTCACCGCCTCCGGCTACCAGGTGCTCGGCACCGCCGGCCCGATCACCTTCCAGCAGACCGACCACGACGTCTCGATCGCCGCCGACGGCAACATCACCGTGCTCGAGGGCACCTCCCGCCTCGACTCGATCCGCGGCAAGCTGCGCCTCGTCTCGTTCGCGCAGGCCCAGCGCCTGCTGAAGGACGGCTCCAACCTCTACGCGCCGGGCGAAGGCACGCAGGCGCTGCCGGACACCAAGGCGCAGATCCGCCAGGGCTTCATCGAGAAGTCGAACGTCAACTCCGTCGTCGAAATGAGCCGCATGATCGAGATCACGCGGACCTACACCCAAATCGCCTCGCTGCTGCAGCAGCAGAGCGACCTGCACAAATCGGCGATCGAGAAGCTCGCCGACGTGCCGAACTGA
- the fliL gene encoding flagellar basal body-associated protein FliL: MADEEKTDSGEGAAAPKKGKLRLIIAVVGILVVLGAGAGGWFFFMRGHGEEQHAEAPPPKPPSFVDVPDMLVNLVGAPGERVQYLKLKLVLEVKEEKQVEAIKPALPRVTDLFQTYMRELRPSDLNGSAGLFRLKEELTKRVNLALAPNQVNAVLFKEVVIQ, translated from the coding sequence ATGGCGGACGAGGAAAAGACGGACAGCGGCGAGGGCGCGGCCGCTCCGAAGAAGGGCAAGCTCAGGCTGATCATTGCCGTCGTCGGCATCCTCGTGGTGCTCGGCGCGGGCGCCGGCGGCTGGTTCTTCTTCATGCGCGGCCACGGCGAGGAGCAGCACGCCGAAGCGCCGCCGCCGAAGCCGCCGAGCTTCGTCGACGTGCCTGACATGCTGGTCAATCTGGTCGGCGCGCCCGGCGAGCGCGTGCAATATCTCAAGCTGAAGCTCGTGCTCGAGGTCAAGGAAGAGAAGCAGGTCGAGGCGATCAAGCCGGCGCTGCCGCGCGTCACCGACCTGTTCCAGACCTACATGCGCGAGCTGCGCCCGAGCGACCTCAACGGCTCGGCCGGCCTGTTCCGCCTCAAGGAAGAACTGACCAAGCGCGTCAATCTCGCGCTGGCACCCAACCAGGTCAACGCGGTGCTGTTCAAGGAAGTCGTGATCCAGTGA
- the fliM gene encoding flagellar motor switch protein FliM, with product MAGNDQMDQDAIAAQWEASLDSEDPEAAAAEAAKNELTENMALQWAAMVEDGSRDFGGKNTNGERVLSQEEIDNLLGFTVGDVSLDDHSGIRAIIDSAMVSYERLPMLEIVFDRLVRLMTTSLRNFTSDNVEVSLDRITSVRFGDYMNSIPLPAVLSVFKAEEWENFGLATVDSSLIYSMIDVLLGGRRGQTQLRIEGRPYTTIETNLVKRLVEVVLSDAEQAFRPLSPVTFTIDRLETNPRFAAISRPANAAILVRLRIDMEDRGGNVELLLPYATIEPIRNVLLQMFMGEKFGRDPIWEGHFATEVAQAEISVDAVLYEADIPLKELMKLKVGDTLPLDIRSDALVSVRCGNVTLTEGRMGRVGDRVAIRVTKNLRKPQTTFAMFEKADERTKMMEAP from the coding sequence ATGGCCGGCAACGACCAGATGGACCAGGACGCCATTGCGGCGCAATGGGAAGCCTCGCTCGATTCCGAGGATCCCGAGGCGGCCGCGGCGGAAGCCGCCAAGAACGAGCTCACCGAGAACATGGCGCTGCAATGGGCCGCCATGGTCGAGGACGGCAGCCGCGACTTCGGTGGCAAGAACACCAATGGCGAGCGCGTGCTGTCGCAGGAGGAGATCGACAATCTCCTCGGCTTCACGGTCGGCGACGTCAGCCTCGACGACCATTCCGGCATCCGCGCCATCATCGATTCCGCGATGGTGTCCTACGAGCGTCTGCCGATGCTCGAAATCGTGTTCGACCGCCTGGTGCGGTTGATGACGACCAGTTTGCGCAATTTCACCTCCGACAACGTCGAGGTCTCGCTCGACCGCATCACCTCGGTGCGCTTCGGCGACTACATGAACTCGATCCCGCTGCCGGCGGTGCTCTCGGTGTTCAAGGCGGAGGAGTGGGAGAACTTCGGTCTCGCCACGGTCGATTCCAGCCTGATCTATTCGATGATCGACGTGCTGCTCGGCGGCCGCCGCGGCCAGACCCAGCTGCGCATCGAGGGCCGGCCCTACACCACGATCGAGACCAATCTCGTCAAGCGCCTGGTCGAGGTGGTGCTGTCGGATGCCGAGCAGGCGTTCCGGCCGCTGTCGCCGGTGACCTTCACGATCGACCGGCTCGAGACCAACCCGCGCTTTGCCGCGATCAGCCGCCCGGCCAATGCCGCGATCCTGGTGCGCCTGCGCATCGACATGGAAGACCGCGGCGGCAATGTCGAATTGCTGCTGCCCTACGCCACCATCGAACCGATCCGCAACGTGCTGTTGCAGATGTTCATGGGCGAAAAATTCGGCCGCGACCCGATCTGGGAAGGCCATTTCGCCACCGAAGTAGCGCAGGCCGAGATCTCGGTCGACGCGGTGCTCTATGAAGCCGATATCCCGCTGAAGGAGCTGATGAAGCTCAAGGTCGGCGACACCCTGCCGCTGGATATCCGCTCCGACGCGCTGGTCTCGGTGCGCTGCGGCAACGTCACCCTGACGGAAGGGCGCATGGGCCGGGTCGGCGACCGCGTCGCGATCCGCGTCACCAAGAATTTGCGTAAACCTCAAACCACCTTCGCGATGTTCGAGAAGGCGGACGAGCGGACCAAGATGATGGAGGCACCATGA
- a CDS encoding DUF6468 domain-containing protein: MSHVLGLAIESLVAVLLMLTIGYCWLLNKRLQRLKADEHSLKATIAELITATEIAERAIGGLKHAVRDVNENLGNQLDAATQMSALLKNQLAEGDHVVRRLSKIALAARPSEPAHAPAQAVAPAAPVAPAPRVSAAHAVAAAAEAFTERRRAGGLAA, from the coding sequence ATGAGTCATGTGCTTGGACTAGCAATCGAGAGTCTGGTAGCCGTGCTGCTGATGCTGACGATCGGCTATTGCTGGCTGCTCAACAAGCGCCTGCAGCGGCTGAAGGCCGACGAGCATTCGCTGAAGGCGACGATCGCCGAACTGATCACCGCGACCGAGATCGCGGAGCGGGCGATCGGCGGGTTGAAGCACGCGGTGCGCGACGTCAACGAGAACCTCGGCAACCAGCTCGATGCGGCGACGCAGATGTCGGCGCTGCTGAAGAACCAGCTGGCGGAGGGCGACCACGTGGTGCGCCGGCTGTCCAAGATCGCGCTGGCCGCGCGGCCGTCCGAGCCCGCGCATGCGCCGGCACAGGCAGTTGCGCCCGCCGCGCCAGTGGCGCCGGCGCCCAGGGTCTCGGCCGCGCACGCGGTTGCCGCGGCGGCTGAAGCCTTCACCGAGCGCAGGAGGGCCGGCGGCCTCGCTGCATGA
- a CDS encoding MotE family protein, producing MKLLRDIRVMPVVLVAIFGLMVLKVAGLVLDGGYVFADDTPPAGQSWAQQNFNFPGAGKAAVVDSKIKGDPGDITGSVEHKEAKKDEAPKAAAPAAEPSKPDGVVVNLDAPAPVSASERAILERLQSRRQELETRAREVEIRESLLKAAEKRIEAKVEEAKANDAKANADAAAKAEAEAARFKGIVTMYENMKPKDAAKVFDRLEMNVLYQIASQIQPRKMSDILGLMQPEAAERLTVELARRAGGDKSASTDDLPKIEGKMLTPKTN from the coding sequence ATGAAGTTGCTTCGTGACATCAGAGTGATGCCTGTGGTGCTGGTCGCGATCTTCGGCCTGATGGTGCTGAAGGTCGCCGGCCTCGTGCTCGATGGCGGTTACGTGTTTGCCGACGATACGCCGCCGGCCGGCCAGTCCTGGGCGCAGCAGAACTTCAACTTCCCCGGCGCCGGCAAGGCTGCGGTTGTTGACAGCAAGATCAAGGGCGATCCCGGCGACATCACGGGATCGGTCGAGCACAAGGAGGCCAAGAAGGACGAGGCGCCGAAGGCGGCCGCACCGGCCGCGGAGCCGTCCAAGCCCGATGGCGTTGTCGTCAATCTGGATGCACCCGCGCCGGTGTCGGCATCGGAGCGCGCGATCCTGGAACGGTTGCAGTCGCGCCGCCAGGAGCTCGAGACGCGCGCGCGCGAGGTCGAGATCCGCGAAAGCCTGTTGAAGGCCGCCGAGAAGCGCATCGAGGCCAAGGTCGAGGAGGCCAAGGCCAATGATGCCAAGGCGAATGCCGATGCCGCGGCCAAGGCGGAAGCCGAGGCCGCGCGTTTCAAGGGCATCGTCACCATGTACGAGAACATGAAGCCGAAGGACGCCGCAAAAGTGTTCGATCGTCTGGAAATGAACGTGCTCTACCAGATCGCCTCGCAGATCCAGCCGCGCAAGATGTCCGACATCCTCGGCCTGATGCAGCCGGAAGCCGCCGAACGGCTCACGGTCGAACTCGCCCGCCGTGCCGGCGGCGACAAGTCGGCCTCAACCGACGATCTTCCCAAGATCGAAGGCAAGATGCTCACGCCGAAGACGAATTGA
- a CDS encoding glycosyltransferase family 87 protein: MAYACAARPGSDRALAIACLIVLSFTLFAAMPKAIDGSGATGLDFSCFWTAGTMALDGHAAAAYDWHQLRELILRIHPSLNQAPYPVDENPTPFFYPPVFFFVAALLALLPFPIAFWTWTAVKLLCWAVVIYAIRPRAVALLVALAVPPVLYDFLVGQSSLLAASLLCGILLTLDRRPIVSGVLIALLIFKPQYGVLLPLVLIATGRWTVVITASLVIPALMLLTGLIFGWDTFEGFRQAATFATTQFHLTGGLAWYKLQSVYGVLRFAGFGYGLAMTLHIAVAAAAAMWVLIIWRRNVSFAVKAASLLTATQLVSPYFAIYDATILAGALVFLANAPLTEHGPLLSNRSALRIGFGVLVLLGFAYPIVLVPLGPFMCATVIAIIWMRCRQPNVKSDLAYG; this comes from the coding sequence ATGGCGTACGCCTGCGCGGCGCGCCCCGGGTCCGACCGTGCATTAGCCATTGCCTGCCTCATCGTATTGAGCTTCACCCTGTTTGCGGCGATGCCGAAAGCAATTGACGGTAGCGGCGCGACCGGGCTCGACTTTTCGTGTTTTTGGACCGCTGGGACGATGGCCCTCGACGGCCACGCCGCCGCTGCCTACGATTGGCATCAGCTGCGGGAACTGATCCTTCGGATTCATCCGAGCCTGAACCAAGCTCCGTATCCGGTTGACGAAAATCCTACACCCTTCTTCTATCCGCCAGTTTTCTTCTTTGTAGCGGCGCTACTGGCGCTGCTGCCGTTCCCAATCGCGTTCTGGACCTGGACTGCGGTAAAACTGCTGTGCTGGGCGGTCGTTATTTACGCCATTCGGCCGCGCGCTGTCGCGCTGCTGGTGGCACTCGCCGTGCCGCCCGTCTTATACGATTTCCTTGTCGGCCAAAGCTCCCTGCTCGCGGCATCTTTACTCTGCGGCATCCTGCTAACGCTGGATAGACGCCCGATCGTCAGCGGCGTTCTGATCGCGCTGCTGATCTTCAAGCCGCAATATGGCGTCCTGCTTCCTCTTGTGCTGATCGCCACTGGACGGTGGACCGTCGTCATCACAGCCAGCCTGGTGATACCGGCGCTCATGCTGCTCACCGGACTCATCTTTGGCTGGGACACCTTTGAGGGATTCCGTCAGGCGGCAACCTTCGCGACGACGCAGTTCCATCTCACTGGCGGTCTGGCTTGGTACAAACTGCAGAGCGTCTACGGTGTGCTTCGGTTTGCCGGATTTGGCTACGGATTGGCCATGACGTTGCACATCGCGGTCGCTGCGGCGGCCGCGATGTGGGTGCTGATCATATGGCGCCGCAATGTCAGCTTCGCCGTCAAGGCCGCGAGCCTGCTCACCGCAACGCAGCTTGTCTCCCCCTACTTCGCGATCTACGACGCGACGATACTGGCTGGTGCACTCGTCTTTCTCGCGAACGCGCCCCTGACCGAACATGGCCCTCTTCTCTCGAACCGCTCCGCACTCCGGATCGGGTTCGGCGTGCTTGTCCTGTTGGGATTTGCTTACCCGATCGTGCTGGTGCCCCTTGGGCCGTTCATGTGCGCGACCGTGATCGCGATCATCTGGATGAGATGCCGGCAACCCAACGTGAAATCGGATCTGGCTTACGGCTGA
- a CDS encoding glycosyltransferase family 87 protein → MLKDMPWLTAPRARLYVSGIAIVLVLTLARSLLLFYRDGGYGTNNFLLGSDFLTFWAASLQVLAGHPAEVYVPELHLLSEAPYLREGYEAFFYPPTMLLLCVPLALAPYFASLFVFISVTAASFAAVIWRILRTPWCLVAILAYAPVYLNAVAGQNAFLTASILGCGLNIMDRKPKLAGAILGLMVIKPHLALAVPIALIVTGRWRTLIWAGLSSISLVVLSVLLFGLDTWLNFLDVSHSARQALANGDVEFSLLQSVYATARLLGAGVNTAFIIHGLVALGMTCVLVWMLRQKISAATERSIIVLACLLITPFCLFYDMLIMALPLAWMLREWLRVGFPAWSKMVLGVTFLAPMVFYLPVLYQLSVVKPLPFGSPVIILFCWLLVRESTQTRQAAHGGREVAAV, encoded by the coding sequence ATGCTGAAAGACATGCCATGGCTCACCGCGCCGCGCGCTCGATTGTACGTGAGTGGCATCGCAATTGTGCTGGTGCTGACCCTTGCGAGGTCGCTTTTGTTATTTTACCGCGATGGCGGCTATGGCACGAATAACTTTCTGCTCGGCTCGGACTTCCTGACGTTCTGGGCAGCGTCGCTCCAGGTGTTGGCCGGGCATCCCGCCGAGGTTTATGTACCCGAATTGCATCTGCTGTCGGAGGCTCCATACCTGCGAGAGGGCTACGAGGCGTTCTTCTATCCGCCGACGATGCTGCTCTTGTGCGTGCCGCTGGCGCTCGCGCCGTATTTCGCCTCGCTGTTCGTGTTCATCAGTGTAACGGCGGCGTCGTTCGCCGCGGTGATCTGGCGTATCTTGCGAACGCCCTGGTGCCTGGTCGCGATCCTCGCCTATGCGCCGGTCTATCTTAATGCCGTGGCAGGGCAGAACGCCTTTCTGACGGCATCGATCCTTGGCTGCGGTCTCAACATCATGGACCGGAAGCCAAAGCTCGCAGGCGCGATCCTCGGGCTGATGGTGATCAAGCCGCATCTGGCGCTGGCCGTGCCGATCGCGCTGATCGTCACAGGTCGCTGGCGCACGCTGATCTGGGCAGGCCTGTCGTCGATTTCGCTCGTCGTGCTGTCCGTGCTGCTGTTCGGCCTGGATACGTGGCTCAACTTCCTCGACGTCTCTCACTCCGCCCGTCAGGCTCTCGCGAACGGCGACGTCGAGTTTTCATTGCTGCAGAGCGTGTATGCGACAGCGCGCCTGCTCGGCGCCGGCGTCAACACGGCCTTTATCATTCACGGCCTCGTGGCGCTGGGCATGACGTGTGTGCTCGTCTGGATGTTGCGTCAGAAGATCAGTGCTGCCACCGAACGCTCGATCATCGTGCTCGCCTGCCTTCTGATTACGCCGTTCTGCCTGTTCTACGACATGCTCATCATGGCGCTGCCGCTGGCCTGGATGCTCCGCGAATGGTTGAGGGTCGGCTTTCCGGCTTGGTCGAAAATGGTGCTTGGCGTGACGTTTCTCGCGCCGATGGTCTTCTACCTGCCTGTCCTCTATCAATTGTCGGTCGTGAAGCCGCTGCCTTTTGGTTCTCCGGTCATCATCCTGTTCTGTTGGTTGCTGGTCCGGGAGAGCACGCAGACGCGGCAAGCGGCGCATGGCGGGCGAGAGGTCGCGGCGGTCTGA
- a CDS encoding SgcJ/EcaC family oxidoreductase produces the protein MSVSIAQAGPKEDAAQLVERWSKAFADADLDGIVSLYAPEATMIGTFGKVVMTKPEQIRKYFEATILNSRPNTVALQSAETLLIDERTVVLAGFDTISGVMKDGQPYSSVGRVTFVIAKQGSDWKIVHLHRSPLPKT, from the coding sequence ATGAGTGTCTCGATTGCCCAAGCCGGTCCGAAGGAGGACGCAGCGCAGCTCGTTGAGCGCTGGAGCAAAGCCTTCGCTGACGCCGACCTTGACGGTATCGTCAGTCTCTATGCCCCGGAAGCGACCATGATCGGAACGTTCGGCAAGGTCGTCATGACGAAGCCGGAGCAAATCCGCAAATACTTCGAAGCGACAATCCTCAATTCGCGCCCCAACACCGTGGCGCTGCAAAGCGCAGAGACTCTCCTGATCGACGAGAGGACGGTGGTGCTTGCCGGGTTCGACACCATCTCCGGTGTCATGAAGGATGGCCAGCCTTATAGCAGCGTCGGCCGCGTCACATTCGTGATCGCAAAGCAAGGCTCGGATTGGAAGATTGTCCATCTGCACCGGTCTCCACTCCCGAAAACCTGA
- a CDS encoding c-type cytochrome, whose translation MRSLFMMLVVIATTNLAWAQSELVKRGDYLVNGILACGNCHTPKGPNGDVLEKAFSGGGYWDEPPFTVHAANITQDKETGIGNWSDAEIKKLLRTGQTPKGVHTAMVMPTSFYHILTENDLDAVVAYLRTITPVHNKVPDPIYKVPQVESVPPGGENPFAEPMMSDKVQKGFYLVTIAHCMACHTPIGPRGREYKNSLGAGGVKFSGPWGISVSRNITQNKTNGIGTWSDDEIKRAITEGVSRDGSRLGRPMGYHYYARISPDDLDAIVAYLRTLPGSAE comes from the coding sequence ATGCGTAGCCTGTTCATGATGCTTGTCGTCATCGCCACCACCAATCTGGCATGGGCCCAATCCGAACTGGTCAAACGGGGCGATTACCTCGTCAACGGCATTCTGGCTTGCGGCAATTGCCACACGCCGAAGGGACCGAACGGCGATGTTTTGGAGAAGGCGTTCTCGGGCGGAGGATACTGGGACGAGCCTCCCTTCACGGTGCATGCCGCCAACATCACGCAAGACAAGGAAACAGGCATCGGAAACTGGAGCGATGCCGAAATCAAGAAACTGCTGCGCACCGGGCAAACCCCAAAGGGTGTGCATACCGCGATGGTCATGCCGACCAGCTTCTATCACATCCTGACGGAAAATGATCTCGACGCGGTCGTCGCATATTTGCGTACGATCACGCCGGTCCACAACAAGGTGCCCGATCCGATCTACAAGGTGCCTCAAGTCGAGAGCGTTCCGCCGGGCGGCGAGAACCCGTTCGCCGAACCGATGATGAGCGACAAGGTGCAGAAGGGATTCTATCTCGTCACGATCGCGCATTGCATGGCGTGCCATACGCCGATTGGACCGAGGGGACGAGAATACAAGAACAGTCTTGGCGCGGGCGGCGTCAAATTTTCCGGGCCGTGGGGAATCTCGGTTTCACGCAACATCACGCAGAACAAGACCAATGGGATCGGCACGTGGAGCGACGACGAGATCAAACGTGCGATCACCGAAGGTGTCAGCCGAGATGGCAGCCGTCTCGGTCGACCGATGGGATACCACTACTATGCCCGGATCAGTCCCGATGACCTTGATGCCATCGTGGCGTATTTGCGCACGTTACCTGGCAGCGCGGAGTAA
- a CDS encoding glyoxalase superfamily protein: MRDFRDAKTMAQTLREALGAKSIPLTHSDSLELIAKLFGQRDWNTLAARIQAAGGSADVPASAQQSPPGAVRQEIAVATAVLDRYAGFYQLSEQAVLGVMREDHHLAVQLTGQRAVAFFAESQTEFFAREVDAQISFVIAADGQATSLILHQNGDKPMPRIDAASAKQIADRTAERVKNQSPASGTEAALRRLIEGVASGQPDYVDMTPALAAATREQLPHLQPFLADLGAIESTRFLGVGAQGEDVYSVRHANGASHWRIALDATGTISTAWVSAGP, translated from the coding sequence ATGCGCGACTTTCGTGATGCCAAGACCATGGCGCAGACGCTGCGCGAAGCGCTCGGCGCCAAATCGATCCCCCTCACCCATAGCGACAGCCTGGAGCTGATCGCCAAACTGTTCGGCCAGCGCGACTGGAACACGCTGGCGGCGCGGATACAGGCCGCCGGCGGATCTGCCGACGTGCCGGCTTCCGCTCAGCAATCGCCGCCGGGCGCGGTGCGGCAAGAAATCGCAGTCGCGACAGCGGTGCTCGACCGCTATGCCGGCTTCTACCAGCTCAGCGAGCAGGCCGTCCTCGGTGTGATGCGCGAGGATCACCACCTGGCTGTACAGCTCACCGGGCAGCGTGCCGTAGCGTTCTTTGCGGAGAGCCAGACTGAGTTTTTCGCCAGGGAGGTCGACGCGCAGATCAGCTTTGTCATCGCGGCTGACGGTCAGGCGACGTCGCTGATCCTGCATCAAAATGGCGACAAGCCGATGCCGCGCATCGACGCTGCAAGCGCGAAGCAGATTGCGGATCGCACCGCGGAACGTGTGAAGAACCAGTCGCCGGCTTCCGGAACCGAGGCCGCACTCCGCCGCCTGATCGAGGGGGTCGCATCGGGACAGCCCGACTATGTGGACATGACCCCCGCGCTCGCCGCGGCGACCCGCGAGCAATTGCCACACCTGCAGCCTTTCCTCGCCGACCTCGGCGCGATCGAGTCCACACGTTTCCTCGGCGTCGGCGCACAGGGCGAGGATGTCTACAGTGTGCGACATGCCAACGGCGCCTCGCATTGGCGGATCGCGCTCGACGCCACCGGGACCATTTCGACCGCGTGGGTGTCTGCCGGGCCGTGA
- a CDS encoding LysR family transcriptional regulator: MDRIDAMKVFVAAVDEGSLAGAGRKLRRSPAAVSRAIAFLEHHVGAELLHRTTRSLKLSDAGQIYAAACRRILTELEEADISAGGERSVPRGTLTVTAPVVVGEDVLRPVLDAFMADYPAVSVRLVMLDRTVNLIDEGIDVALRIAHLADSNFIAIKLGEVRRVVAASPGYLAQHPLISEPADLAKHQIIAMTHFGLDSWSFPPAAKSKIARAVQFTPRLVVNTVRAAVASASEGHGVTRLFSYHIAEEIRDGRLRILLAKDEHPPLPVHLLAPQGRFDVPKVRAFVDFATPRLKRYFERLSREASKAGAKAR; the protein is encoded by the coding sequence ATGGACCGCATCGACGCCATGAAAGTCTTCGTCGCGGCGGTCGACGAGGGCAGCCTCGCCGGTGCCGGGCGGAAGTTGCGGCGCTCGCCGGCGGCGGTCAGCCGGGCGATCGCTTTCCTTGAGCATCATGTCGGCGCCGAGCTGTTACATCGCACGACACGCTCGCTGAAGCTGAGCGATGCCGGCCAGATCTATGCGGCGGCGTGCCGGCGCATTCTCACCGAGCTCGAGGAAGCCGACATCTCGGCGGGCGGCGAGCGGTCGGTGCCGCGCGGCACGCTGACCGTCACCGCGCCTGTCGTCGTCGGCGAGGACGTGCTGCGGCCGGTGCTCGATGCTTTCATGGCGGACTATCCGGCGGTGTCGGTGCGGCTCGTGATGCTCGATCGTACCGTCAATCTGATCGACGAGGGGATCGACGTCGCGTTGCGCATCGCCCATCTCGCCGATTCCAATTTCATCGCGATCAAGCTCGGCGAGGTGCGCCGCGTGGTCGCGGCATCGCCCGGCTATCTCGCGCAGCATCCGCTGATCAGCGAGCCGGCGGATCTGGCGAAGCACCAGATCATCGCCATGACGCATTTCGGGCTCGACTCCTGGAGCTTCCCGCCGGCCGCGAAGTCGAAGATCGCGCGCGCGGTCCAGTTCACGCCGCGGCTGGTCGTCAACACGGTGCGCGCGGCGGTGGCCTCGGCCAGCGAAGGACACGGCGTCACCCGGCTGTTCTCGTATCATATCGCCGAGGAAATCCGCGACGGGCGGCTGCGGATATTGCTTGCCAAAGACGAGCATCCGCCGTTGCCGGTGCATCTTTTGGCGCCGCAGGGCCGCTTCGACGTGCCCAAGGTGCGTGCCTTCGTCGATTTCGCGACGCCGCGGCTGAAGCGCTATTTCGAGCGGCTGTCGCGCGAGGCCAGCAAGGCCGGCGCGAAAGCCCGATGA
- a CDS encoding SDR family NAD(P)-dependent oxidoreductase gives MGAEQKVAIVTGASQGLGEAIVKGYRDRNWRVVANSRSIKPSTDSDVLTVAGDIGDREVADRIVKQALGRFGRIDTLVNNAGIFLAKPFTDYTDQDYAQVLATNLNGFFYITRRVAREMEKQGSGHIVQITTSLVDHANSNVPSALASLTKGGLNAATKSLAIEYAAKGIRVNAVSPGVIRTPMHAPATHDFLARQHPVGRMGEAKDIVDAVLFLENSGFVTGEILHVDGGQSAGH, from the coding sequence ATGGGTGCAGAGCAGAAGGTTGCCATCGTCACCGGTGCGTCGCAGGGCCTCGGCGAGGCCATCGTCAAGGGCTATCGCGACCGCAACTGGCGCGTCGTCGCCAATTCCCGCAGCATCAAGCCGTCGACCGACAGCGACGTTCTGACCGTCGCCGGCGACATCGGCGATCGCGAAGTCGCTGACCGCATCGTCAAGCAGGCGCTCGGGCGCTTCGGCCGCATCGACACGCTGGTCAACAACGCCGGCATCTTCCTGGCGAAGCCCTTCACCGACTATACCGACCAGGACTATGCGCAGGTGCTGGCGACCAATCTCAACGGCTTCTTCTACATCACCCGGCGCGTTGCCAGGGAGATGGAGAAGCAGGGATCCGGGCACATCGTGCAGATCACGACCAGCCTGGTCGATCACGCCAACAGCAACGTTCCCTCGGCGCTGGCCTCGCTGACCAAGGGCGGCCTGAACGCCGCCACCAAGTCGCTCGCCATCGAATATGCCGCCAAGGGCATTCGCGTGAACGCGGTCTCGCCCGGTGTGATCAGGACACCGATGCACGCACCCGCGACGCACGACTTCCTCGCCAGGCAGCATCCGGTTGGACGCATGGGTGAAGCCAAGGACATCGTCGACGCCGTGCTGTTCCTGGAGAATTCGGGCTTCGTCACCGGCGAGATTTTGCATGTCGACGGCGGCCAGAGCGCCGGCCACTAG
- a CDS encoding tautomerase family protein — translation MPIVTIQVTREGTAPGATSTTPEQKAALIKGASELLRDVLGKPMESTFVVIEEVDTDNWGWGGLPALDYRKKLAASAAASSR, via the coding sequence ATGCCTATCGTCACCATCCAGGTCACACGTGAGGGGACGGCGCCGGGTGCGACGTCCACCACGCCGGAGCAGAAAGCCGCACTGATCAAGGGCGCCAGCGAGCTGCTGCGCGACGTGCTCGGCAAGCCCATGGAATCGACCTTCGTCGTCATCGAGGAAGTCGACACCGACAATTGGGGCTGGGGCGGGCTGCCCGCGCTCGACTATCGCAAGAAGCTCGCTGCTTCTGCGGCGGCATCGTCCCGCTGA